One segment of Rhipicephalus sanguineus isolate Rsan-2018 chromosome 6, BIME_Rsan_1.4, whole genome shotgun sequence DNA contains the following:
- the LOC119396624 gene encoding transcription factor Sp8-like yields MPAAAAADIAMDGGISTLAAASTAAFSFEDLSLDELGTDLDSLFSSDSVQDDDSASTSTTCHQTNVGTDAALMQLPEFGIFAEPCYPLFCTEQSNAQAVWTATGHDYHQKPADFSPDSGYEDAASPTSSSPTPEGCLEVDWSDEYPTDGLDDFVVLGVGLKTLMSSLSEGESFCFNSFSSTASSPALPVPQPQPPPPPPPLMRRPNQSWLPQRQRAMGSGRKSKAASSNGATPRRQANRAPQPPVPVAVSEEEKVFCCSYPGCSKVYSKSSHLKAHLRRHTGEKPFACQWPGCGWRFSRSDELARHKRSHSGIKPYRCQICDKRFSRSDHLAKHLKVHRRDKVNAGPLTAGRSRTSAVARA; encoded by the coding sequence ATGCCAGCCGCCGCGGCTGCTGATATTGCGATGGACGGCGGAATTTCCACGCTAGCCGCTGCCAGCACGGCGGCCTTCTCTTTCGAAGACCTCTCCCTGGACGAACTGGGAACAGACCTGGACTCGCTCTTCTCCAGCGACAGCGTGCAGGATGACGACAGCGCCTCGACGTCCACCACCTGCCACCAAACAAACGTCGGTACGGACGCCGCGTTGATGCAGCTTCCCGAATTCGGCATCTTCGCCGAGCCGTGCTACCCGCTCTTCTGCACCGAGCAGTCTAACGCCCAGGCGGTGTGGACTGCCACGGGCCACGACTACCACCAGAAGCCGGCGGACTTCAGCCCGGACTCGGGCTACGAGGACGCCGCCTCGCCCACGTCTTCGTCGCCGACTCCAGAAGGGTGCCTCGAGGTCGACTGGTCCGACGAGTACCCCACCGACGGTCTCGACGACTTCGTCGTGCTCGGCGTCGGCCTCAAGACGCTCATGTCCAGTCTCAGCGAAGGTGAATCGTTCTGCTTCAACTCGTTCTCGTCTACCGCGTCTAGTCCCGCGCTGCCCGTACCTCAGCCGCAGCCACcacctccgccgcctcctctgaTGCGAAGGCCCAACCAGAGCTGGCTACCGCAGCGGCAACGAGCTATGGGTTCCGGGCGCAAGTCAAAGGCCGCGTCTTCCAACGGCGCGACGCCGCGGAGGCAGGCCAACCGAGCACCGCAGCCACCGGTTCCCGTCGCCGTCAGCGAGGAAGAGAAGGTATTTTGCTGCTCGTACCCGGGCTGCAGCAAGGTGTACTCCAAGAGTTCGCACCTGAAGGCCCACCTGCGGCGGCACACGGGCGAGAAGCCATTCGCGTGCCAGTGGCCCGGATGCGGCTGGCGCTTCTCGCGCTCCGACGAACTGGCGCGTCACAAGCGCTCGCATTCGGGCATCAAGCCGTACCGCTGCCAGATCTGTGACAAGCGCTTCTCTCGCTCCGACCACCTCGCCAAGCACCTCAAAGTTCACCGCAGGGACAAGGTGAACGCGGGACCACTGACCGCCGGCCGGTCACGGACATCTGCCGTCGCTCGCGCCTGA